CCACATCGTATGGCGCTACAACCAGCGCGCCAACTTCCACGAGCGCGACTTTGACATCCACGTCACGGTCGAGTGCCACCACGACAGTGCCCTCGTGGACGTGGACTACCTGACCGTTCCGGTGCCAGCGGTCGCCGCGGCATGAAACCGTGGATGCCGAACGCTCAAAGATATTTACTGTTTACGACTGTATATGAATTTACGAATATTGAATGCCAGTTTCACAAGAGCGGCGGGCCGTACAGCGAAGCACTTCTGCTTGCACTACAGAGTAGCTtttcttggtttttgtATGTTTTTGTCAGGAAGTTTGATATTGGCCATTGTTTTCGTAGGTGTGTAGATGTGGTCCAGCTTTACAAGTACTACCCGCAAACATAGAACTAGCTAATGCAAACATAGCTTTCGGGGGCCCGCGCTCTTGGATTCTTAGACCAAGGCATACCCTGGCAAGCAATTGCTAGTCAACGAGAACGCACCCGCTCGTGCTAGGGACTTCGGCTGGGCCAGACGCGACGCCGGCGTCGCAGCACTTAACCACGTGACCAGATAAGGACATATCACCAACAACGGAgactgaaaaacaaaattaaGCGCACACCGAGAAGGCCAACTCTTCGACTGTGGTCCACAGCAGTCTCTGCTCAAAACAGAACCAAACACAGCAGTCGAATAGAGAACCGACAACCGACAGCAGCCATGAATAAGACAACCACCGCGGCGAACATGCACGCCATCCAAAACGCGCTCGCCAACTACGATACCTCCTTTCTTtcggacgacgaagaagactaTTGCCCACTGTGTATCGAAACACTCGATATCACCGATAAAAACTTCAAACCGTGCCCCTGCGGCTACCAAATATGTCAGTTCTGCTACAACAATATCCGCCAGAACCCAGAGCTGAATGGGCGCTGCCCCGCGTGTCGCCGCAAATACGACGACGAGAGCGTCGAGTACATCGTGCTCACGCCCGAGGAGATGAAGCTCGAGCAAGCCAAACAGGtaaggaaagaaaaggagcGCAAGCTGCGCGACAAGGAGCGCAAGGAGAACGAGTTCGCGAACCGCAAGCATCTGGCAGGCATGCGTGTTATCCAGAAGAACCTAGTATATGTAGTGGGTCTGAATCCACCTGTCCCCTACGAAGACGTTGCGGCGCTGCTGAAGTCCGACAGGTACTTCGGTCAGTATGGAaaaatcaacaagattGTGGTTAACAAGAAGACTGCGCACAACGACCACCACAGCGGCCCTGCCTCTGGGAGCCACGGCCACCACACAGGGTACGGCATCTACGTCACCTTCGCCAAAAAGGACGACGCCGCCCGGTGCATCGCAGCAGTAGACGGCACGTACCTAGACGGGCGAATTGTGAAAGCTGCGTACGGTACCACCAAGTACTGTTCGTCGTACCTCAGGGGCCAGAGCTGCCCCAACCCCAATTGCATGTTCTTGCACGAGCCGGGAGAGGAGGCCGACTCCTTCAACAGGCGTGAGCTCACCAACAAGCAGCACGATCACTCAGCTTTCAAACAACTGGGCGGCAGCAGTTCCAGCCTGCCGTCCAACAAGGCTGCCGCCAGTGCTATTGTACCTCCATCAGCGTCTCCTGCTCCCTCGCCTCTGCCAATCAAGACGCATTTGAACAGCAGTCACAACCAGGAAGAGATctcgtcgtcatcatcaACCTCGGCCGCGCACACGCCTGTGTTGACGCCGGCTCTCGTGCCAAGCGGGTCCAATCCGTGGGGTGTCAACTCAGCGGCAGCTCCGTCCTTCTCTTCCGCTGCCGCCAAAACAACTACCTCATCCGCGTTCCCTACTCTCGGCGAAGCCACTCTTGCTCAGTCGATGGCCGCATTGTCAACCAAAGACTCGGGTGCTGGTACCGCCCACAGCAGCACAAAGAGCAACAAAAAGAACCTTGAGAAGAAATACATTGATCCCTACGATCCCTTGTCGAGCGCTGTCAGGTTCATTGATGATActatcaagtttttgtcgGAGTACAGAAATTGTCACTTCAAACTGAGATCCAATGTCATCGACGAGGAAACCTACAAATCGTATCCAtctcttttctcttttgaaaacgTTCCGGTATCCAAGACCTCTGACAACACTCTGAGCAGAAAGCTGGTTGACATGCTTGCTATCAAGCCTGTCGACCATTCTGCCTCAGTGCTGCCCTACTTGCAAGCCACACCACAGGCCGACCCACTTGTCCTACACCAGctacaacaacagcaacaacagcagcaacttTTGCTTGCTaaacaacagcagcagttgCAGCAACAGGTTCAGACTCACCAACAAACACAGCAGCCCACCCCACCTGGCATGACCCCACAGCTCCTCCATGCccagcttcaacaacagaGAGCAGTTAACACTCCACCACCCCCTGGCATATTCTCCCCTTCCAACCCTCCCACTAGCGCGAACCAAGTCCCAGTGACTGGCAGCAATTCATCAGATCTGCTAAACCAACTAATTAACGGGAAGAGAATCTCCACCAGCAGTTAAACCCACGCAATAATCAACACACTCTCTCAACCACATGCATATACACATGTATATACGCGAAATAAAGCATTAGCGGCACGTCTCCACGTCCACTTGTTCATACCTTAAATGTATCACGACTTCAATAGTTATTTTTCTGTTAATAGagacttcagaaaaacGCCGAGAACACACTTTAGTTAACTTGGAAGCCAAAATCTGAAGAACAGCAAGGGAAACAGACCTGCCACATAGGCCGCAACTGCAACAATTCCAAGACATTCAGAGTGCTCTATAACTTGAGTGATCCCACTGTTCATCATGATAAAGTTCCCGCAAAACGTCTCCAAGCTGTTTCGCCCGGGGCCGCCATTGCAGTATAAAAAGCCTGTGGACTACCCAGTTGAAGAGAGAAAGACGGCGAACAAAATCCAAAGCTTATCTGGATATCTCGGCGCACTTGATACATATCGCTCAGAGCATCCAGAGGGTTCCGAGAACGGTCACTTAGACGCTTACAATGCTGCAGAGAATGCGCGGCAAGTGGAGGCAAAAGCACTTAACGCTAAACTTGCAATTTGGAACCCAGACGAAGATCCGAATATCGCTGATAGTGACCCTTACAGGACAATTTTTGTAGGGAGACTGCCGTTTGCTGTCACAGAGGTcgagcttcaaaaggagTTCGTTCGGTTCGGAGAGATTGAAAAAGTGAGAGTTGTCAGAGACAAGACCTCCAACAAGAGCCGCGGCTACGGCTTTATCATGTTTAAAGACGAGATTTCGGCAAGGTCAGCCTGCCGCGAGATTGGTGTACACCGCGGAGTCCAGATTGGAGGCCGGCCAGTAATCGTCGATATAGAGCGTGGCAGGACTGTCAAATACTTCACGCCGCGGAGGCTGGGGGGCGGCCTCGGCGGTCGCGGATACATGAAGAGAGATAAACTAGCCAAACTGGCAAGCGCTGTTGCGAAAGACGAGCCTAAGACAACGCCACGGGGCCCTCCACCATCAAGTTTCCCGTCTGGTCCAAGAAGCCGGTTCAATGCTTACAGCGGCGCCCCTGCAAGAGCAGCACCTCCTCCAGAAAGGGCACCCGCCTATCGTTCCAGGCAAAACCGTACAAGCAGATTCCAAGGATTTAGACCCGACTACTAGGCATTACTTCAGCAGCGTAAGGCGAGGAGcagatcacgtgatgaTATGGAGTGTGTTATCACATACACAGTTTCCATTATCGCTGCACTCTTAAATGAAAGCAGGCAGTTTCCCATGGAAAAAAACCAAGATTTCGGAAAATGGCAGGGCGTCACGTTGAGTCATGAGTTAGGCCAAAATATAAAGAGCTGTGTACCTCCTGGGATAGAGTTAGACAGTCGGTTTAATTTCGCATCGATCTACCGCTATCACAGTGCGACAGAATACGCCGGGCAGTAATGTCAGCTAGATTACTAGTATCTACTAAAAGCCTTAAAAGCGGAAGATTGCAGGGCCTTGCGTCCTTGTTGAGCAAAGTCAACTGCGCTCACAGCGTTCCCTACGCTCAGAAGAGAGTCGGTTACTCCAAGAGACACGTTGCAAGCGTTAGCGGTGTTGGAACGACTGGGACCAGATCTACCGTAGTTCAACTGCTGAACAACATCGGGTCCAAAAGAGAGGTCGAACAGTATCTCAAATATTTTACGTCTGTCTCGCAGCAGCAATTTGCGGTGATCAAGGTCGGAGGTGCTATTATCAGCGAcaaccttcaagaactaGCCTCGTGCTTGGCGTTTCTTTACCACGTCGGCTTGTACCCCATCATTCTGCATGGGACAGGACCTCAAGTTAACGGTCGCTTGGAGGCCCAGGGCGTCGAGCCAGACTACATTGATGGTATTAGAATCACCGACGAGAGGACCATGTCTGTTGTCAGACAGTGCTTCCTGGaacaaaacttgaagcttgtcaCTGCCCTAGAGCAATTGGGCGTCCGCGCTAGACCAATCACCTCTGGCGTGTTCACTGCCGAATATCTTGACAAAGACAAGTACAAGCTTGTTGGCGACATCACTGGCGTTTGCAAGGACCCAATCGAGGCCTCAATCAAAGCAGGAGCCCTACCGATTCTGACTTCGCTGGCCGAAACCCCTTCCGGCCAGACACTCAACGTCAATGCCGACATTGCCGCTGGCGAACTGGCGCGTATTTTCGAGCCCTTGAAGATTGTGTACCTGAATGAAAAGGGCGGTATCGTCAACGGCGAGACACAGGAAAAGGTTTCTGTGATTAACCTGGACGAGGAGTACGATGAGCTGATGAAGCAAAGCTGGGTGAAGTACGGCACCAAgttgaagatcaaggaaatcaaagaaCTGCTGGATTACTTACCACGCTCGTCTTCTGTGGCTATCATTAACGTCCAGGACTTACAGAAGGAACTTTTCACCGATTCTGGTGCTGGTACCATGATTAGAAGAGGCTACAAGCTAGTCAAGAGATCATCGCTCTCAGAGTTCCCAACTCCTGACGCTTTGAGAGAAGCGCTGCAAAGAGACCCAGATATTGCTTCGGGTGCTCAGTCCTCTGCCACGTACTTGCGCGACCTGCAGTCTTCTGAATTCACCACGTACTCCGATGAGCCATTAGAGGTTTTGGCGATAGTCAAGAAAGACACTTTGGTTCCAAAGTTAGATAAGTTCTTATGCTCAAAGGTCGGGTGGTTGAACAATGTCACCGACAACGTTTTCAGCTCTCTAAAGAGAGACTTCCCTGCTTTACAATGGGTTGTTAGAGAGGACGACGAAAACATAGGCTGGCACTTCAGTAAGTGCGACGGCTCCTATTTAAAAAACGGCAAAGTCCTCTTTTGGTATGGGGTGAAGGATCTTAACACCGCCTCCCAATTGATTAAAGACTTTGTTGGCACTGCTTCCGCAGCACCTACTGGCAGCACCTCTGGTGTTTTCGCATCTGGGCAAGCAACTAGAGCTTTCTCCACTGCCAGATCGTATTCCACAAGAAGTGAGCCTAAAACTGAAGGCACAAACACTAAAAAGGGCCGCGTTGCCCTTATTGGTGCGAGAGGTTACACTGGCCAGAACCTTATTTCCTTGCTCGACAACCATCCTTACCTGGAACTTGCACATGTCTCGTCTCGTGAGCTAAACGGAACTAAACTGAAAGGTTACAACAAGGCTGAAATTACTTACGAGAACCTGCAGTTagaagacttgaagagacTTGAGTCCAAAGGCAATGTTGACATGTGGGTCATGGCTCTCCCTAACGGTGTTTGCAAGCCATTTGTTGAGGCAATCGAAAGTGTCAAAGGGAAGTCAAAGATTATCGATCTCGGTGCCGATTACCGGTTTGTCCCTGAGACTGAGTGGGCTTATGGTTTACCcgagctcaacaacagagAAAAGATAGCTGCTGCAAAGAAGATTGCCAACCCTGGCTGCTATGCCACAGGCGCTCAAGTCGCTATCGCCCCTCTGACTGAATTTATAACTGGCCTGCCCACCGTTTTCGGCGTTTCTGGTTACTCTGGTGCTGGTACCAAGCCTTCTCCAAAGAACGACCCCGCTTTCCTGAACAACAACCTGATCCCTTACGCTCTCACAAATCATATTCACGAGCGCGAGATTTCTACTCGTCTCGGTCTAGAGGTCGCTTTCGTCCCTCATGTGGCACAATGGTTCCAGGGTATCTCCCATACAATTTCAATCCCCATAAAGAAAGGCTCTCTGACTTCTCAAGATATTCGCTCCATGTACGAGAAGTTCTATGAAAACGAACGCCTGGTCAACGTTGCCAAAGACATTCCTTTGATGAAGTCCATCTCCGGAACTCACGGCGTTCTCGTAGGTGGGTTCAAGGTCAACGATGCCCAAGACCGTGTTGTTGTTTGCGCTGCTATCGACAACTTGTTGAAGGGCGCTGCGACCCAATGTCTGCAGAACATCAACTTGGCGCTAGGCTACGGCGAGTATGATGGTATCCCACAGGACAAGATTGCCCAAGACTGATTTTATTTTGCTTGGATTTTGGTCTATGTACAGATTTTATAGTTAGTTCTGGGAAGACAAAGCGCAGCGGGCTTGGCTTCGGACCTGGCAATTTAATATCTCAGCGCTACTCTCATGGGGTCGAAGCCTACCCCACATGATTTAAACACTaagaaagctcttgatttcaGTATCTGAAGTTCACATCCTGTGTTACGAAAAGGTGCCGAAATCTCATGAAAGGGGTCTTGAGAACCAACTTTCGACAAAGAAGCACGTTTCCAAAAGCGCGATCTGTGTGGCAGAATGGAAGACTGGAGAAGAATTGATATCGACGCGTTCGACCCAGACAGTGGCAGACTGACTGCtgaagacttgaagcctCCATATGCCAGCTCTGTGAGCTTGCAAGAGCTAGAACCCAAAATTTCACAACTCCGTTCAGCGGCGACCAGCGGCGACTTTCTAAACGCCCTGCAAATCTTAACAACTGATCCTCCATACAGCGCGGATGAGACGACGAAAAACCAGTATTTCCATGCTGTGCTCGGCGTGTTAACTCAAGTTCGTCAGGCTGATATCACCAACCTGGTGAAGCAGCTTTCGCCTAAGCAAACTGACGTACTAGTAAAGTATTTGTACAAAGGTATGAGCGTCCCAGAGGGCCAGAAGCAAGGTGGTATGCTTCTCTCGTGGTTTGAAAAGGTCACGCAGTTGTCGGGCGTCGGCCCCGTTGTGCGCTACTTGTCGGATAGAAACACCGTTTGAAGAGCATCCGCATCCTAGCTCACAAGTTCCACGGTCATTTTAACACCCATATAAATCATATAAAACTATTAAAAGCGTCTTTATAAGTTACAATTCGTGGCACTACTGGTTGGTAACTGAGCTGTCGCGTCGTCACCGGTGATACTAAGTTTTATTCTAATTAATGGTCCTAGGACGTGCTGGTTCTTCGCGAAAGGATTACCAGCGGTAAAGCCATTAGAAATGAGTGAGGCTAGCGACAGCTCGAACCTTAATCAGAAGGAACTGATCAAAGACACGGAGGCGAATACTTCTGAGCCCATAGGTATCAAACGCTCTCGgagccaagaagcaaacAATGCCGAAGAGCCGGCTAAGCGGCTCAAGAGCGAGGAAAGCGAGGAAAGCAAGGAGAATTTAAATGAACACACGGcacaagagaagaaagacgaTGGGAAGAGGTCAGAACCAGCTACCAGCGAGAAGGGCCCTGCTAACGAGTCAGGAagcaacaacaaagaagcaaaatCAGATGAAGGTCACAAGCAATCCAGCAGTGACGACGACAAGAAGCCAGGGCCCGCTAAAGAATGCGAGGCAGACAAGGACAAAAAGGACGTGCAGAAGACTACaaaagaaggtgaagaTAATGCTACCGAGGAGTCCCAGAAAGCTTCCCCCAAGCCAAGCGCAAAACCAAAATTTGCATTCGGCGCCTCCTCTGGATTTAGCGCAGGATTTGGGCTGGCAAAAACTCCCACACCCAAATCGAATACTCCTGAGTCCATAATCTCCCCCAAAGAGGGTTCGAGCGAGTCTAAAGCGCCCACTAAACCTACAGCATTTGGTTCAGGGTTTGCATTCGGTGCAGGCTTCTATGCATTAAACAAAGATAAGAAGAGCGGCTCTAAAGTTTTCGcaagtgaagaagagaaagctaAAAGCGCGAGCCCAGTCCCTGGCAACCCAAACACGGATGACACTAAAGAGAACACCAGTAGCACCGACAGCGAGGGAGTCGTAAAGTTACAGAAACAAGACGTAAAATCCGGTGAGGAGTCCGAAGAGTCTATCTTCCAGGTGAACGCCAAACTCTACCAACTAACtagcttgaaagaaggcTGGAAGGAGAGGGGTGTCGGTGCGTTACACGTTAACAAAAACCCACATAACGGCAAAGCCCGTATTGTTATGAGATCCCGAGGCATTCTAAAAGTTATTTTGAATGTGTTGCTCGTCAAAGGTGTTGTTATTCACAAAGGCTTTCCCGCGTCTTTGCAGGGTGAAAAATTCATCAGAATAGTGACTGTCGATCACGACAAGGCCCCGCTTCAATACGCTGTCAGAATGGGGAAAGCTGAAGCGGCCGACGAATTGTACGAaacaataaaaaaactGATTCCTTGAGAAACTAACCCATCGCTCCATATTCTCTTCAACGAGAGGGATACCCTATTGTAATATTAGTTCTGTACAAAGTAGTTTGCAGCAAAGCTTATTCATCTCTTCACAAACGCTATGCTACATATGGTGGTGCCTTTAACGCCCCCGAACTCGAAAACTGGATAATCAATGGTTTTCCATACCTTTAAACTGTCGGACTCCACAATGCGTatcagctcttcttgcgTGAAGTTACAGGAGGTTATCAGAAAAACGCtgtcttttttcaagagcttctctACAACTTTGGGGTAGACATCGACGACCGACCTGTCTCCGTCCAGTTTAATGCCACTCAGAGCGATCGCGTCCAGCGTTCCCTTGTCAAGAACGACGTCGTAAGCGGAGCATTCCCAGTTAGGGTCAAAGATGTCTGCAGCCTCGAATTTGATGTTCTCATAGCCAGGAAACTGTGACTCCGATATCTCTCTAGCAAACTGAACCGATTTTTCGGAATAGTCGACGCCCATCATTGGCCCATTGAAACCCTCTTCATGCAACTGGAATAGCAAGTGGCCGTTCCCGGTACCTAAGTCGATCATGGAGCAATCCCTGTGTATATTCTGCTGGTCTAGATTGTCCATTAGGAACTCAATCATCTTTTCCTCTGCATCGTTGTCGGCAAACCAACACTCGCCCGTGTCTCCAGGAttctctttgaaattaGAGTTTTCGAGTGCGTAAAAATCATCCCAGTACTCTTTAGTTCCGAGCTTTGACGTGTTCAATTTCGAGGTGTCCTCCATTTCGTCCGCGTTTCGCAGTGCCTATATCTGAGCTTTATCCTATTtatgcgatgagatgggACGTGAGTGGGTTTTTCCAATGAAATTTCCAACTAAGCAATTTGTACCTTACACACAAAAGGAACACCCAAAACGCATCAGACATGGGCAAGATAAGCTTCCTTCCAACTCTCGAAGACGCATATGGCTCCCTTTC
Above is a genomic segment from Lachancea thermotolerans CBS 6340 chromosome A complete sequence containing:
- the ARG56 gene encoding bifunctional acetylglutamate kinase/N-acetyl-gamma-glutamyl-phosphate reductase (highly similar to uniprot|Q01217 Saccharomyces cerevisiae YER069W ARG5 6 Bifunctional enzyme with acetylglutamate kinase and N-acetyl-gamma-glutamyl-phosphate reductase activities catalyzes the second and third steps in the biosynthesis of the arginine precursor ornithine forms a complex with Arg2p); the protein is MSARLLVSTKSLKSGRLQGLASLLSKVNCAHSVPYAQKRVGYSKRHVASVSGVGTTGTRSTVVQLLNNIGSKREVEQYLKYFTSVSQQQFAVIKVGGAIISDNLQELASCLAFLYHVGLYPIILHGTGPQVNGRLEAQGVEPDYIDGIRITDERTMSVVRQCFLEQNLKLVTALEQLGVRARPITSGVFTAEYLDKDKYKLVGDITGVCKDPIEASIKAGALPILTSLAETPSGQTLNVNADIAAGELARIFEPLKIVYLNEKGGIVNGETQEKVSVINLDEEYDELMKQSWVKYGTKLKIKEIKELLDYLPRSSSVAIINVQDLQKELFTDSGAGTMIRRGYKLVKRSSLSEFPTPDALREALQRDPDIASGAQSSATYLRDLQSSEFTTYSDEPLEVLAIVKKDTLVPKLDKFLCSKVGWLNNVTDNVFSSLKRDFPALQWVVREDDENIGWHFSKCDGSYLKNGKVLFWYGVKDLNTASQLIKDFVGTASAAPTGSTSGVFASGQATRAFSTARSYSTRSEPKTEGTNTKKGRVALIGARGYTGQNLISLLDNHPYLELAHVSSRELNGTKLKGYNKAEITYENLQLEDLKRLESKGNVDMWVMALPNGVCKPFVEAIESVKGKSKIIDLGADYRFVPETEWAYGLPELNNREKIAAAKKIANPGCYATGAQVAIAPLTEFITGLPTVFGVSGYSGAGTKPSPKNDPAFLNNNLIPYALTNHIHEREISTRLGLEVAFVPHVAQWFQGISHTISIPIKKGSLTSQDIRSMYEKFYENERLVNVAKDIPLMKSISGTHGVLVGGFKVNDAQDRVVVCAAIDNLLKGAATQCLQNINLALGYGEYDGIPQDKIAQD
- the ARC15 gene encoding Arc15p (highly similar to uniprot|P40518 Saccharomyces cerevisiae YIL062C ARC15 Subunit of the ARP2/3 complex which is required for the motility and integrity of cortical actin patches); this translates as MEDWRRIDIDAFDPDSGRLTAEDLKPPYASSVSLQELEPKISQLRSAATSGDFLNALQILTTDPPYSADETTKNQYFHAVLGVLTQVRQADITNLVKQLSPKQTDVLVKYLYKGMSVPEGQKQGGMLLSWFEKVTQLSGVGPVVRYLSDRNTV
- the MOT2 gene encoding CCR4-NOT core ubiquitin-protein ligase subunit MOT2 (similar to uniprot|P34909 Saccharomyces cerevisiae YER068W MOT2 Component of the CCR4-NOT transcription regulatory complex which represses transcription at least in part by inhibiting functional TBP-DNA interactions and also aids in transcription elongation interacts with C-terminal region of Not1p); translated protein: MNKTTTAANMHAIQNALANYDTSFLSDDEEDYCPLCIETLDITDKNFKPCPCGYQICQFCYNNIRQNPELNGRCPACRRKYDDESVEYIVLTPEEMKLEQAKQVRKEKERKLRDKERKENEFANRKHLAGMRVIQKNLVYVVGLNPPVPYEDVAALLKSDRYFGQYGKINKIVVNKKTAHNDHHSGPASGSHGHHTGYGIYVTFAKKDDAARCIAAVDGTYLDGRIVKAAYGTTKYCSSYLRGQSCPNPNCMFLHEPGEEADSFNRRELTNKQHDHSAFKQLGGSSSSLPSNKAAASAIVPPSASPAPSPLPIKTHLNSSHNQEEISSSSSTSAAHTPVLTPALVPSGSNPWGVNSAAAPSFSSAAAKTTTSSAFPTLGEATLAQSMAALSTKDSGAGTAHSSTKSNKKNLEKKYIDPYDPLSSAVRFIDDTIKFLSEYRNCHFKLRSNVIDEETYKSYPSLFSFENVPVSKTSDNTLSRKLVDMLAIKPVDHSASVLPYLQATPQADPLVLHQLQQQQQQQQLLLAKQQQQLQQQVQTHQQTQQPTPPGMTPQLLHAQLQQQRAVNTPPPPGIFSPSNPPTSANQVPVTGSNSSDLLNQLINGKRISTSS
- the YRB2 gene encoding Yrb2p (some similarities with uniprot|P40517 Saccharomyces cerevisiae YIL063C YRB2 Ran-GTPase-binding protein involved in nuclear export nuclear protein interacts with Gsp1p and Crm1p), which gives rise to MSEASDSSNLNQKELIKDTEANTSEPIGIKRSRSQEANNAEEPAKRLKSEESEESKENLNEHTAQEKKDDGKRSEPATSEKGPANESGSNNKEAKSDEGHKQSSSDDDKKPGPAKECEADKDKKDVQKTTKEGEDNATEESQKASPKPSAKPKFAFGASSGFSAGFGLAKTPTPKSNTPESIISPKEGSSESKAPTKPTAFGSGFAFGAGFYALNKDKKSGSKVFASEEEKAKSASPVPGNPNTDDTKENTSSTDSEGVVKLQKQDVKSGEESEESIFQVNAKLYQLTSLKEGWKERGVGALHVNKNPHNGKARIVMRSRGILKVILNVLLVKGVVIHKGFPASLQGEKFIRIVTVDHDKAPLQYAVRMGKAEAADELYETIKKLIP
- the SNP1 gene encoding U1 snRNP complex subunit SNP1 (weakly similar to uniprot|Q00916 Saccharomyces cerevisiae YIL061C SNP1 U1snRNP 70K protein homolog), which encodes MIKFPQNVSKLFRPGPPLQYKKPVDYPVEERKTANKIQSLSGYLGALDTYRSEHPEGSENGHLDAYNAAENARQVEAKALNAKLAIWNPDEDPNIADSDPYRTIFVGRLPFAVTEVELQKEFVRFGEIEKVRVVRDKTSNKSRGYGFIMFKDEISARSACREIGVHRGVQIGGRPVIVDIERGRTVKYFTPRRLGGGLGGRGYMKRDKLAKLASAVAKDEPKTTPRGPPPSSFPSGPRSRFNAYSGAPARAAPPPERAPAYRSRQNRTSRFQGFRPDY
- the EFM4 gene encoding Efm4p (similar to uniprot|P40516 Saccharomyces cerevisiae YIL064W Putative S-adenosylmethionine-dependent methyltransferase of the seven beta-strand family), which produces MEDTSKLNTSKLGTKEYWDDFYALENSNFKENPGDTGECWFADNDAEEKMIEFLMDNLDQQNIHRDCSMIDLGTGNGHLLFQLHEEGFNGPMMGVDYSEKSVQFAREISESQFPGYENIKFEAADIFDPNWECSAYDVVLDKGTLDAIALSGIKLDGDRSVVDVYPKVVEKLLKKDSVFLITSCNFTQEELIRIVESDSLKVWKTIDYPVFEFGGVKGTTICSIAFVKR